The Carassius gibelio isolate Cgi1373 ecotype wild population from Czech Republic chromosome A24, carGib1.2-hapl.c, whole genome shotgun sequence genome window below encodes:
- the LOC127946331 gene encoding tripartite motif-containing protein 16-like, translated as MASFSQEELSCTMCLDLLKDPVTIQCGHSYCEICITNRWDQEDQMRVYSCPQCRETFSPRPVLAGNTVLAELVKKLNKWKHPSDCDAGAGDVQCDVCTGRKYKAVKSCLMCQESYCQTHFNRHEELHSRKPHKVIDATGRLQEMICQKHEKHLEMYCITDQQCICELCTKYEHKNHKTVSAAAQRTEKQKQLKETQKTFQQREKDLQQLRETVESHKRSAQTAVEDSERIFTELIHSNERRCSELIRLLIPDIRNKEKTAVSRAEGRLKQMEQEINDLRRRDAELEQLSHTHHIQFLQSFQSLLAPPESTDINEDPFSYLVSSDDLRESVHQLKDKLEDFCKEELRKISDRVTFVNIVPRTRNDFLQYSRQFTLDPNTAYKRFHLSENNRVITVTNTVQSYPDHPDRFDYWYQVLCRESVCGRCYWETEWSGYNGVYISVIYKSISRKGKSNECLFGSNDQSWSLDCLPSSYSFTHKNIVTDLPVQPISRRIGVFVDHRAGTLSFYSVSDTMSLIHTVQTTFTQPLYPGFGVYRGSSVKLC; from the exons ATGGCCAGCTTTTCTCAGGAGGAGCTCTCATGTACAATGTGTTTGGATCTGCTGAAGGATCCAGTGACCATCcagtgtggacacagttactgtgaGATCTGTATTACAAACCGCTGGGATCAGGAAGACCAGATgagagtctacagctgtcctcagtgcagagagaccttcagtccaagacctgTTTTAGCCGGAAACACTGTGCTGGCTGAACTGGTGAAGAAACTGAACAAGTGGAAACATCCTTCTGACTGTGACGCTGGAGCTGGAGATGTGCAGTGTGACGTCTGTACCGGAAGAAAATACAAAGCTGTCAAGTCCTGTCTGATGTGTCAGGAATCTTACTGTCAAACTCATTTCAACCGTCATGAGGAACTTCATTCACGTAAACCACACAAAGTGATTGATgccactggacgactgcaggagatgatctgccagaaacatgagaaacaTCTGGAAATGTACTGTATTACTGACCAACAATGCATTTGTGAGCTGTGTACAAAATATGAGCATAAAAACCACAAAACTGTATCAGCCGCAGCACAGAGGACAGAGAAACAG aagcagctgaaggagacacagaagacgttccagcagagagagaaagatctccagcagctgagagagactgtggagtctcataag cgctctgcacagacagcagtggaggacagtgagaggatctttactgagctcatccaCTCCAATGAGAGACGCTGCTCTGAGCTGATACGGCTCCTCATTCCTGATATCAGAAATaaggaaaagactgcagtgagtcgagctgaaggaCGACTGAAGCAAatggagcaggagatcaatgatctgaggaggagagacgctgagctggagcagctttcacacacacatcacatccagttcctgcag agtttccagtctctctTAGCACCTCCTGAATCTACAGACATAAATGAAGATCCCTTCAGTTATCTCGTCTCTTCTGATGACCTGAGAGAATCTGTTCATCAGCTGAAAGACAAACTGGAGGATTTCTGCAAAGAGGAGCTCAGgaagatctcagacagag TCACATTTGTCAACATTGTTCCCAGAACCAGGAACGACTTCCTACAAT attcccGTCAGTTCACTCTGGATCCGAACACAGCATATAAACGCTTCCATCTGTCTGAGAACAACAGAGTGATTACTGTCACTAACACAGTCCagtcgtatcctgatcatccagacagatttgattaCTGGtatcaggtgttgtgtagagagagtgtgtgtggacgctgttactgggagactgAGTGGAGTGGGTATAATGGTGTGTATATATCAgtgatatataaaagcatcagcaGGAAGGGTAAGAGTAATGAATGTTTGTTTGGAtctaatgatcagtcctggagtttggACTGCTTACCTTCAAGTtactcattcacacacaaaaacattgtgACTGATCTCCCTGTACAGCCCATCAGCaggagaataggagtgtttgtggatcacagagcaggaactctgtccttctacagcgtctctgacacaatgagcctcatccacacagtccagaccacattcactcagccgcttTATCCTGGGTTTGGTGTTTATAGAGGATCATCAGTGAAATTGTGTTGA